The following proteins are encoded in a genomic region of Selenomonadales bacterium:
- a CDS encoding prepilin-type N-terminal cleavage/methylation domain-containing protein has protein sequence MKKRERGFTLVELLVVIAILGVLGGIAVPRVLGAVENARRNGNIANRTILQSAVER, from the coding sequence ATGAAAAAGAGAGAAAGAGGCTTTACGCTAGTCGAGCTGTTGGTTGTCATCGCGATCCTGGGTGTGCTCGGTGGTATAGCTGTACCTAGGGTGTTAGGAGCGGTGGAGAACGCCAGACGCAACGGCAATATCGCCAACCGGACGATTCTGCAGTCGGCTGTCGAGCGG